Sequence from the Diadema setosum chromosome 18, eeDiaSeto1, whole genome shotgun sequence genome:
CTCGTATCTGGTTGGTTTGCACTCATGATCTGTCTTTGCTCTATCTGATATAAATGTAGGGGAACTGaatgtctctctttctctaaccAGCTACAAATCAGACATAAATATTAGATGATCGGTAGACAAAAATCAGTTTTCATATCAAGTGTATTTCTTTGTAGTCAGCCAAACttcacataaaaataaaaaacaaacacattgaaTGCTATTATTGCATCAATGACATAATCTTTCAGTCATGCTAACCAGAACGCCAAGCAGTCATTCCAAGAGAAAAATAATTTTACAGCTTGCTCCTGTTCTCACGATGCTCTTGATTTATGGAGAAGATAGACACGCAACGTCTTTGGTGCTGAATTTGGACAATTTTAAGCATTACAAAAGTCCTTCATCCGATGAAAAAGGGggaataattgtattttttttaaaactgaatTGAGAGAGTGAATCAGGGCAGCAGTATCAAACAcattcagggtttttttttttcttgcaatacaGACATATCTAAAGAATattttatataaatatgtacaatTTGGATCAAAGTATTTACACTGTACAAAGTCACACACTTCAGTGCGTTCCATGGCAGGCCGCTCTAAAACAAGCAAATGCAGGGTTAAAATGCAGAAAATTTGgtaaaatttgatttaaaatgttagggacaaaaaaaaaaaaaaacaacttcctAGATGAACAAGAAATGATTGGCATGCTTCCATTCGTGTAGCATTTTGAAGAGTTTCCAGATATACAGTAGGAAAAACTTTATTTTACGCGATCTatcgaaagaaagaaaacaatttggCATACCATGAATTACTAGTAACTTTGACAGTACAGAGCTTTATGATTAACAGAGACGGCTTTGGAATGCAAAACGATTTACTCAGCACATCGACCCAATATCAACGTATTTTCCTGTCAACCATAAACTCTGCTATACGTCTCCTCAGCGGTAGTAAACGAATAAACGAGTCTCCACCACTGGGCGTTATCTTTCGCTGGTCGCCGCCTTTTTCAGAGAGTGTTGCTGGTGGAGTTCGTGCGCAGCTCTTGTCATGATCGGAAGTGACGTCACAATATGCACTCTTCTGGTGGATCCCTACTGACACATGCAGTCTGAAAAGCACCCCTCATGCTGACCTCCAGTGATGCTGACTGGCTGCCGGACGCTGCAGCACGATGTGAGGACGGTGGGGGCGCCCTATTGATGGCACGCGTCAATATTCGTCACACTGAAAAAATACTCGTTGCTTCAATCAGCAACGATGGACGGAAAGAATCGATGACGAATAAAACGATCATGGGCTTTTACCCCATGACGGTTGCAGTCCCTCGAGATCATCGAAATGCATCATGTACATGACTTATGTTCGAAAGAGAGCGTCAGAACACGAAGTGGAAACTTGGGGATAAGGCAACACCGATGCATAAAGTAGTTTATAATGTTGAATTCGGAGTGAATGTCTGAATTTCGACGACCTATGTAGACGTGAAGAAAACCATCAACGCTGACAGAAGCAAGACGATGAAACTGACTTTCGCGGCGCATGCTGTCgggaaaaaatgagaaagatagAATCGATACGGTTAATTTAAGTTACAATAAGTTAAAAAGATGCTTTTAAGTTTTTACTTTAATAGATGATTTCGTTAAATGCAAATCTCGTTTTTGTTTGCAGATACAACCGACTATGTAAATGAAAACATCTATGACATTTGATGTACATTTATTTCGGAGGTGTATTTTTAGGACATTCGCATACAGTATCTACTTGTTGTGCATTTACTGTATGTGAGATGCAAGCCTATCGGTACTCTCATGCCGAGATGCAAGATCGCGTTATTCAGAAATACTCTTTGTGATGAGATCGTTACGTAAATGAACCAGTTTGAAGCAAGTACATTGTACGGTAAGTGAGGCACagactttgaagaagaaaaatgagaagaaacgGCGTCTTACCCGAACACGTTAAGGTGCCACCATTGCCGTCAGCAACAGCCCCGAAGCTCAGGCAGTAATAGTTGTTCGTCGAGCTCGAGTCCTCATACGAAGCCCCATCGGCTTTCGAGATGACGATACACGTGTAGCCACCTTCGTACGTGGTGCAGTTTTCGCTGGCGATGTTGATCATGGTGTGAACATTCTCGATGACGATGGAGCTACCCGCAGCGATCGCGCTATTGAGGTTCGTCGCTGACGTCAGCAGTGGAGTAATGGTGGAAGTTGTTGCTGAATTCGAATTCGGGTTCGAGCTGTCGCTGAGGACGAGGCTGAGGTCGTATAGCTCGTCTGAACTGCTGGCAATGTTCGTGCCGCCGGCGTTCTTGATAGTGACGCTGTATGTGACGATGTTGTCGATGTCAAGAACAAACTCTTCGAAGTCGTTGCTGATGACCAAGCCAAACGCTTGGATATCtgtgaagacaaaaaaagaaataaggaaaagagTACTGTAAGACATTTGTTAGCAAGATTCTCGGAAAATTTGTTGTGATGCGACACTACCATTTCCACTTCAAGAaagattttttctttcatgaaaaatgcaaaCCTCTTATGGGCAAATCCTTACTCGACTGAAGAATTTCATTACATTGCTCTTCAAAAAGGCATTCAGCAGCGTAAATGTTTGAAAGGAAGCAACAAGGCTTTAAACGTCCGACGCCTGACCACGTGATTGTGCGGGAAATCTTACCAGAGGGAGAGTTATCATCGTCTTCGTCAGTCACCAGCTCAGTCACCACTTCTGTCACGTCAAACATCGTTTCCGTGGCAGCACTCCCCTCGTCACCTGACCCCTCGTCGCAGGACACTGAATGGCGGAcacagatagagaaaaaaaaatataatcaaacGCATATCCcgaccatttttatttttcaaagacAAATCATGAGTGATGGTAATCCGcgctggaaaaaaaagacaaatactAATGCTAATGAAGATAGAAGAGAGAGGCTGATCAAATGCACAAGAATTCAGTGAGCTGCATACTCATCCAAgagtaaaagtaaaaaaaaaaaaaaaaaaaaaaaaaaaacaagaaaaaaaaaaaaacacaatatacGCCcgtcccccttccccccccccaaaaaaaaagaagaagagaagtcTAAGAAAACGTCGCAAAGTATGAAGTTAACTTCACCCCTGTCCTGATAAAAACCAAGAACAATAAATGTAACACATGTTTATTTTggggtgtctttttttttctctctctctcttgtttttcGAGCATATAGTATTTCATCTGTAGCAATATTCTTAAATCGACTCGCTCACCTGATGTCATGAGGCAGAACAAGGCGATGAGTGCAAACAGGAGAGCGTTCATGCTAGCCATCTGCGGAAAGATAGAGATACATTGAATCAAACAAGatgcatgtgcgtgtgtctTCTCATTCATCTCCCTGAGTGTTACTCCATTATCTGTTCTACTTAACATGCAGAGAAACCAACAACCAAGCGTTGCTCCTGCATTGAGCGGTGGTAACAAGAATGAAGGGGCTCTGAACGCTGAATGAAAAATGGCAGTATACGTGCTGATGTTTTACCAACCACTATTCTTTTAGATAAGCTTTCCCGTTTCCTTTTGTGAATGTGGTCCAAGCTTTTCTTTGTAGAGCGAATACCTTACGTAACGAGGAACTGTACGTTCACATCGCCCTCGCTCACCCAAGCCAATGATTGAACGTGAAAGCGCAATATAATGGCGGAtgtaaaaaaaaggggaaagtgTTGTACCCTTGCAAGAGTTGATATTCCGCTACACATTGCATCGAGTTTGAAAAACAGTAAACAAGAAAGAGAATTCGGTGATCTTTTCTCACACCACAGTTATTTGGAAGATATATGCATACCTTATAGCTTGACAAAAGACTTTGAAACGAAACACATTCAACAAGATACAATTAATTATCCCCCAAAATGTACCTTATCAAGTGCGTTAACTGGATAGACAGGGCTCTATACTAACTATATCAAAAAAAGTTGTCACCTTAGGACATGTGATCTTGGATAACCGTGATCTAATGTCTAAGCGTTCATCATTAAAGCGAgattcataatacaatgtatatggttTGCATGGATATGTTATAAAGGAAAAACTATATTTAACAGGTGCTCATCATGTTAGTTATATAACTTTATTTAACCGAGAACTTCTGGTCGTATACGTTATCTAGTTCACGTCTTACAACCAACAGGAGAACTATTCACACAGAGCATAAACGTTTAATCCAGTGGCTCGTCAAAATATTCTAGGTTAAAACaactaaaataaaaagaaattatctAGGAATACGTCAGTGCTTACCTTTGTTGCTTTGTAGAGGGAGATTTGAAACACCTTGTGAACTTAGTCCTGAAGTTAGATGTGGAAGTGCGGGAACTCAACACTTTTCCTTCTTTCGTAATGGCTCGCGAGTTCTACAATGTGGGCAAAGACCGGTGTGGCGCGCTATGGGTGTCGGTCCCACCTGAAGACGATGTTTAGGGCACTGCCGTCTGTTGCTAGGCAATAGCTTGGCAACCGTGGCAATATTGCCGCGATCACTGTGGATACTACAGTCGTAGCGAAGGACGCCAAATAACACGCGGCATGTGGATTTGCATAAGACTCTTACTAAGACTCCCTTGTGTGACTGTCCGGGATTACAATGGACGAATCCAAGCCAAAGCCAGCGTCGAGAACTTAGTCTGATCGTCTTCATCCTAATTGAAGAAGCTCTTGCTCTCCTAGTACCAGAATCAGAACTCAGACTATTTGTCAAACATCTACGGTAGATATGGACAGAGATCCTATGGAATAGCGTCGCAGGCAGTGATTTCATTTATCCTTGGCCGCAAATCTTTCTCTGCgaaataaaatattcataaggTGATCAATATTTTCAGCAATCTTTACTTTCTCCCCCAACAAATCGATCACCCCTAAATCATAGTCAATCGACCCGTCCGTGCTACGCCTCAACGCTCCTTACGATAATCCCTTTTGTAAAGGGCTCGGCCTTTGTCCGACCCACTTAAGTGTTTCCAGTGGACGCACCAACGTAGACCGTCCATGCCCCCAATTCACTATTGTACCCCATGCCGCAATGATTCCACGGTGGAAGATCTTTGAAAAGGAAAGGAGTTCATGCTCGCTTCGGAATGACGCACGTTGCCATCCCAATGTGCGAGCCACCAGGGAACCATCTACAAGACGGGCTAGGGAAGCATGGTCTTCCCACTAGCCGATAGATTTAGTCAACTGTTAATGCAGCAGTAAAGAGCAATTGCTGAACAAAAGTCATGTTCGAAAATTTCCGTTTTGTGtaaagaaacagaaaagaagCAAACCTTTTGCTTGAGTATTAGCGCTGTTCGATTGGGTTTTATTTCGCCATAATATCCTCAGAATTTCCAACTATTGAACAAGTTTATCAATACTTTGATTTTATGCAATTCACAATGATTAATGGGGAATTCCAGGTTACTTGAATGTTAACTATCTATAACCTCAGCCGCTTTTGACTCAATTTCAATCTGATGACTCGCTACTATATTGGATAAGCAGTATTCATCTccctttatttttattcattagCTACtcaacccgttccatactgaattctgaaatgcccatagactttatgcgcaggccaccaggttcaCGTATGGAACGGGTTTAGATACtgtaataaataagaaataaataaataagacgAAAGTCAGCACAACTGTTAAGATTTgatcaaaatacaataaaaattatgatatagTGAAATTTTGCTAATTAATACAAAATACTTCTTAAAGAGACAACAGGAACATTCAAAATTATGCCGCAGTTTTGTATcttaatacattgtaaatccGACTGCTCATTATTCTGAGCTCATTAGATCAGGAACAACAATTTTTACAGTTTAACAGtagaaaatttgaatttatgTCAGTTTGTTCTTCTTTTGTACACGATGAATAGGATAGTGTGAGATGACGTCGTCAACTCACTCAATTGCACATTCATACCAACTGTTCGAGaactattttgcaaaaaaaaaaaaaaagaaaacaccacACGAaacttttcaattttataaACACCCtaaatttcatcttattttgACTGAATTATTTTCACTGCTGTGCTTATAaccattctctttcttttcagactactTTTGACTGATCAAGAATTGACCTTTTAGAAGAGGAATAGGGAAGACtgatataaaatgtcaaaactgcACAAAAATTGCGTTTAGACCTGTCCCTTCGTCTCTTAGCAAAAAACTAAAAATCCTGTTCTGCCGTAATTATACAATATTAAACTTGGTTAAGGCAGTTATTTCTTCATGTATGATTTAGATTAACACCTGACCGGGTAATTCTAGCAGAAAAGGGAGTAATTAAAGATACTAAAGATAACCAAATTATAAGATTTAGAAAGTAATTGATGTTGTAAATAATAGCAGATTTCTGTATGATTATTTCTATACATCTGTTTTGTCTTGTACGCATGAATAGATGTACATGATATATAGTATGTTCAGTAAAGAGGCATTATTTAACTCAAAGTTTGCCAACTTTGAAATAGagacaaagggggggggggggggggataagttGTGATGAAATTGCACTAAcattaaaaacatgaatccaAACAAGACTACCGATAAATAGATGTCAATCCCATTCACATGTGAGCGCAGGGAATACAACCGCCCGAGATTAtcttatagattttttttttttttactttcatgcACAGCCCAATAGCAATCGTTTTCCTCGCAGTAGGAGAGCTCACTCCTGCTACCGGTTCTGCTACAAATAGTAAGCATGCACACTTAATATTCTTCCCTTGCGCATAGACAGAAGGAGACTGTTCTCTTATTAATCCTAGTGTATACTTCCTATCTTGAGTAACAATAGCCAGGGAGAATAGTGAGAAACTCAGGAGCCTCACAGACTATATTGCAGGGTGTGGGGGTATTGTACCACTAAGTACCTGTGCCACCGGCGTTTGTAAACTTGAGATAGATGGTAGATGCATCGGGATTGGATGCAGCAACTTATTTATTTACctattttatttaatttcatttataaatcattcaaataatttatttattttatatttgtattatatttgtgtgtgtgactgtgtgtgtaagtgttCATTAGTACATATATCAATTCCCGTATGACGGAGTTTGAGACGaaacatgtatttatataaatttttAAGGCTCTGTCGATTCGTTTTTCTGCTAAGAATTGATAATACCAAATATAGATGGCCGACACAACGGAATGCACTTTGAACGAAAGTGCCGAGAATACTGGGGGTGCTGCTTCAGTTTTCAATGACCACGTGGTCTGAAAAGGGCATGAACTTTGATTATTTGTTCAATGACACCTTTTCGGAGTGAATACAAGATCTGCTGAAACGATGAAGAATGATAGGctgtgggaagagattgtcgTTTTTCTCAACACGTGCTGGAACGTAATGGCGGACGGGCTCCGGTAGTCTGCGTCCGCCCTATGACTCGGATCTCCCAGCAGTCTCTTCTATTGCACTGGCTGCAATTAAAATGTTTCGCTAAGGACGCATGGTCACATTGTTCAAGACGTTATATAGTTTCGTCAGATGATGGGGGCGATCCCTTCAGACACAACACAAAGACTGTTTTGTTTATCCGTTGCTAGGCAGACACAATCACCAAGGGTAAAGCGCCTTATACAACGAGCGTTCCGGTTCtgctcattttttatttctaaagATGGCTTAGCCTTTCTGCTCTCTGCGGTCCAAGCTCATCTGCTGCGGGTGGAATTAATTCACATGCATTTATAGGGAAATATCCTGATCGCATGGTAGGACCATGCCTTTTTACGTAGAAATATAAAACCCGACATTTTTATTCATAATACAGAATATTCTCGCTTTGATACTCTAGGCGAAGGTGGGAAAAGCAATTCCAAATCTTTCTGCTCAAACTTTACATTTTGAGAAGTTCAGACAACTGGATTTGAGTTCATCAGAAAATTACTTGTGTCCATGCGACGAAGACGTATACGACAACCAATCGATCTACATTAATTCAGTAAATCTAACATCAGTGATTCTGATGGATTATCTCAAGTTATCTCCTTCTGCACCTCAGTCAAATAAGCTGAAATTCTGCTGGTCTTTGTATAACAGTTACTTCCTTTCCCCTGGTGTCTTATTCCTATGAATATGATATCCTTAGACATTTCGTGATGATATGAAGAAACACGTGTCCGTCAATCCTAGCTATATACATTCAAACAGTGACAAAGCAGTGAGACTCTTACGATGATAACTATGTGATGTTCATACTCTCTATATCCATTTCGTTGGGGCGCTGCACACGTTCAGGCATTTATTTGATACATGTATAGCACACTTAGCGAGAATTTGAGCTGGGGTTTTTAACTACTCGAGCCAAACATTGTCGAGTTCACTGCTTTGTGTGGATAAATCTTGTAAATACGAGGTATTTATTTTGACATCCTTTGGACAAATCTGATAAGAATAAGGGGGAAATgggcaagaaaagaaaaaaaaaaaccgatgtGTACAAACATTGCTGCATACAtagtatttcaaaattttatcattCAGCTATTGTTATGTCCTATATAACCCccttccccccaaaaaagacgTTAAAGCCTGTCTGTGTGCAGCAACTAATACTCATTATGTCTCAATatacacacactcccacacacctACGCACACACACTTTATACATTCATAcccatatctatctatatatatatatatatatatatatatatatatatatatatatatacacatatatcatgtgtgtgtgtatgtgtatgtgtgtgcgatTGATTTATAATTGATTTACTGATTTATTTGATTAAGATGTTGAAGAGCGAGATTATTGCTACATCAGTATATGgcaaattcattcatttctttttttaatagtatctgttttgtcttttttcataTCATACCCAGAATTGGTTAATTCATGTACGAtttaaatgaaatcaataaagatcaagtggaaaaaagaggaaaaactgTTTGTGCTAAGTGTGTGTATAATACAtccatatcataattatgtacgaCCTCAAGATATACCGATACTTGTGCATTGCACTGTgttgtttcgttttcttttgcTCTATTCGTTCCTGTTATTTTGTTCAACCTGCGGTATTAGTCCCCaaattgcaaaatatttcaagtAGAGTGCCAGTAAAATCACGGACTTTGCGAAATTACCACCAAAAGGGGGAAGCCCCAACACAGTGCATGTTGACACAGGATACATGGCTCGTAcgtatagggctcacacctgt
This genomic interval carries:
- the LOC140241780 gene encoding uncharacterized protein; this encodes MASMNALLFALIALFCLMTSVSCDEGSGDEGSAATETMFDVTEVVTELVTDEDDDNSPSDIQAFGLVISNDFEEFVLDIDNIVTYSVTIKNAGGTNIASSSDELYDLSLVLSDSSNPNSNSATTSTITPLLTSATNLNSAIAAGSSIVIENVHTMINIASENCTTYEGGYTCIVISKADGASYEDSSSTNNYYCLSFGAVADGNGGTLTCSACAAKVSFIVLLLSALMVFFTST